A single window of Neisseria sp. KEM232 DNA harbors:
- a CDS encoding glutamine--tRNA ligase/YqeY domain fusion protein, translating into MLEKDHLDKTQFADNHFIRTIIEEDLKSGKHSAIQTRFPPEPNGYLHIGHAKSICLNFGLAYVYDGLCNLRFDDTNPEKESDEYVNSIKEDVQWLGFEWAGEPRFASNYFDQLFDYAVGLIQDGKAYVDDLTAEEMREYRGTLTEAGKNSPYRDRSVEENLDLFMRMKNGEFPDGSKTLRLKIDMASGNVNMRDPVIYRIRRAHHHNTGDKWCIYPMYDYTHCISDAIEGITHSLCTLEFEAHRPLYDWVLDNIPAPHATRPRQYEFSRLELLYSITSKRKLNQLVSDGHVSGWDDPRMPTISGMRRRGYTPEGLRLFAKRAGISKSENIVDMSVLEGAIREELENSAPRMMAVLNPIKVTLTNYDAARTESRIAPYHPSREDMGSRELPISSTLYIEADDFSENPPKGWKRLTPGGEVRLRHSYVMKCDEAVKDAGGNIVELKCSLDYDTLGKNPEGRKVKGVIHWLSAEHAVPATVRLYERLFTEPRPDAVRGEDGEYLPFTNFLNPESAREIQAWVEASANDLPPESRWQFERLGYFVTDRRDHAQSKPVFNRTVTLKDSWQPK; encoded by the coding sequence ATGCTCGAAAAAGACCACCTCGACAAAACCCAATTCGCCGACAACCACTTCATCCGCACCATCATCGAAGAAGACCTCAAAAGCGGCAAACACAGTGCCATCCAAACCCGCTTCCCACCCGAGCCCAACGGCTACCTGCACATCGGCCACGCCAAATCCATCTGCCTCAATTTCGGCCTCGCCTATGTGTATGACGGCTTGTGCAACCTGCGCTTTGACGACACCAATCCCGAAAAAGAAAGCGACGAATACGTCAATTCCATCAAGGAAGACGTGCAATGGCTGGGCTTTGAATGGGCGGGCGAGCCGCGTTTTGCCTCCAATTATTTCGACCAACTGTTCGACTACGCCGTCGGCCTGATTCAAGACGGCAAAGCCTATGTCGATGATTTGACCGCCGAAGAAATGCGCGAATACCGCGGCACGCTGACCGAAGCGGGCAAAAACAGCCCTTACCGCGACCGCAGCGTCGAAGAAAACCTCGACCTCTTTATGCGCATGAAAAACGGCGAATTCCCCGACGGCAGCAAAACCCTGCGCCTGAAAATCGACATGGCTTCGGGCAACGTCAATATGCGCGACCCCGTGATTTACCGCATCCGCCGCGCCCATCACCACAATACCGGCGACAAATGGTGCATCTACCCGATGTACGACTACACGCATTGCATTTCCGATGCCATCGAAGGTATCACGCATTCCTTGTGCACGCTCGAGTTTGAAGCCCACCGCCCGCTGTACGACTGGGTGTTGGACAATATCCCCGCGCCGCACGCCACCCGTCCGCGCCAATACGAGTTTTCCCGTTTGGAGCTTTTGTATTCCATCACGTCCAAACGCAAGCTGAACCAACTGGTTTCAGACGGCCACGTTTCCGGCTGGGACGACCCGCGTATGCCGACCATTTCCGGTATGCGCCGCCGCGGCTACACGCCCGAAGGCCTGCGCCTGTTTGCCAAACGCGCCGGTATTTCCAAATCTGAAAACATCGTCGATATGAGCGTGTTGGAAGGCGCGATTCGCGAAGAGTTGGAAAATTCCGCCCCGCGCATGATGGCCGTGTTGAATCCGATTAAAGTAACGCTCACCAATTACGATGCCGCCCGCACCGAAAGCCGCATCGCGCCGTATCACCCAAGCCGCGAAGACATGGGCAGCCGCGAACTGCCGATTTCGTCCACGCTCTACATCGAAGCCGACGATTTCAGTGAAAACCCGCCCAAAGGCTGGAAACGCCTGACGCCCGGCGGCGAAGTGCGCCTGCGCCACAGCTATGTGATGAAGTGCGACGAAGCGGTGAAAGACGCCGGCGGCAACATCGTTGAGCTTAAATGCAGCCTGGATTACGACACCTTGGGCAAAAACCCAGAAGGCCGCAAAGTGAAGGGCGTTATCCACTGGCTTTCCGCCGAACACGCCGTACCCGCCACGGTGCGTTTATACGAGCGCTTGTTCACCGAGCCGCGCCCCGACGCCGTGCGCGGCGAAGACGGCGAATACCTGCCCTTCACCAATTTCCTCAACCCCGAATCCGCGCGCGAAATCCAAGCCTGGGTCGAAGCCTCCGCCAACGATTTGCCGCCCGAGAGCCGCTGGCAGTTTGAACGCCTGGGCTACTTCGTTACCGACCGCCGCGACCACGCGCAAAGCAAGCCCGTGTTCAACCGCACGGTTACGCTGAAAGATTCTTGGCAGCCCAAGTAA
- a CDS encoding DMT family transporter yields the protein MERYSVHLKLLGMAVLWGASWPMGRMLGQSLPPLTGGAVRFVLASVLLLGWLFARSRFATLAALSARQWLGLAVAASVGVCGYAVFFMLGLQAMPAGKAAVVVAVNPVLTLLLAAWLFGERLNAKILAGMLLAVCGAITAVTQGQPLAVLSGGIKAGEWLIFGCVVCWAAYTLIGRAVLRGIDALTVTAATSFIGALMLAVVALWVDGLPFEAMAAMDARGWTALAWLVIGATVLAYAWYFEGVKILGAGSAAAYITLVPIFGMLSSAWVLGEPLHISLVAGCAAAVGGMTLMRYGQKVV from the coding sequence ATGGAACGTTATTCTGTACATTTAAAACTGCTGGGGATGGCGGTATTGTGGGGTGCGTCTTGGCCGATGGGGCGGATGCTGGGGCAGTCGCTGCCGCCGCTGACGGGTGGGGCGGTTCGGTTTGTATTGGCTTCGGTTTTGTTGTTGGGTTGGTTGTTTGCGCGCAGCAGGTTCGCGACTTTGGCGGCTTTGTCGGCACGGCAATGGCTGGGCTTGGCGGTAGCTGCTTCCGTCGGGGTATGCGGCTATGCGGTGTTTTTTATGTTGGGTTTGCAGGCGATGCCTGCGGGCAAGGCGGCGGTGGTCGTAGCGGTGAATCCCGTGTTGACGTTGCTGCTGGCGGCTTGGCTTTTCGGCGAGCGTTTAAACGCGAAGATTTTGGCGGGTATGCTGTTGGCGGTTTGTGGCGCGATAACGGCGGTAACGCAAGGGCAGCCGTTGGCGGTATTATCGGGCGGCATCAAGGCGGGGGAGTGGCTGATTTTCGGCTGCGTGGTCTGTTGGGCGGCTTATACCTTAATCGGACGCGCGGTTTTGCGCGGTATAGACGCGCTGACGGTAACGGCGGCAACATCGTTCATCGGCGCGCTGATGTTGGCGGTGGTGGCGTTGTGGGTCGATGGATTGCCGTTTGAGGCAATGGCGGCGATGGATGCACGCGGTTGGACGGCATTAGCGTGGCTGGTCATCGGCGCGACGGTATTGGCTTACGCGTGGTATTTCGAAGGCGTGAAGATTTTGGGCGCAGGCAGCGCGGCGGCGTATATTACGCTCGTGCCGATTTTCGGCATGTTGTCTTCGGCGTGGGTTTTGGGCGAACCTTTGCATATTTCTCTGGTTGCGGGCTGTGCGGCAGCGGTCGGCGGCATGACACTGATGCGGTATGGGCAGAAGGTCGTCTGA